A genomic region of Catalinimonas niigatensis contains the following coding sequences:
- a CDS encoding CPBP family intramembrane glutamic endopeptidase, producing the protein MDNISFALSSNDIPSVLSISMVITGFITFWFIAESPKLKASFETKYPTEKATIVWVQFQKYTGVFFLGIIPLLISLLFLPYDLKDLGLSFQNTGMSMLWIIGLSCIIFPLNINAAKRPQNLSMYPMIRAKVWDSRLIIINALATISYLFAYELLFRGILLTACVDSLGVWPAIVINVALYSAVHLPKGPAETIGAIPFGLLICYITLTTGTIWVAVMIHIILSLSNDYLALYYNPEMQVKLRA; encoded by the coding sequence ATGGATAATATTTCTTTTGCCCTTTCCTCCAATGATATTCCTTCAGTACTATCAATAAGTATGGTTATTACAGGGTTTATCACTTTCTGGTTCATTGCCGAATCTCCAAAGCTAAAAGCTTCTTTTGAGACCAAATATCCTACAGAAAAAGCCACAATCGTTTGGGTACAGTTTCAAAAGTATACCGGTGTCTTTTTTTTGGGTATCATTCCTTTGCTCATCAGTCTGCTTTTTTTGCCCTACGATCTGAAAGACTTGGGCCTCAGCTTTCAAAATACTGGTATGTCTATGCTATGGATCATCGGTCTGTCCTGTATTATTTTTCCCCTGAATATCAATGCCGCTAAGCGGCCACAGAATTTGAGCATGTATCCGATGATCCGGGCAAAAGTGTGGGATAGCAGGTTGATTATTATCAATGCACTGGCTACGATTTCTTACCTATTTGCCTATGAGTTATTGTTTAGAGGTATTTTACTCACTGCCTGTGTGGATAGTTTAGGCGTGTGGCCTGCTATTGTTATTAATGTTGCCCTTTACTCCGCAGTTCATCTGCCCAAAGGTCCGGCAGAAACCATAGGTGCCATTCCTTTCGGACTATTGATTTGCTATATCACATTAACTACAGGTACAATCTGGGTAGCAGTGATGATACACATTATCCTTTCTCTAAGTAACGACTATCTGGCTTTGTATTATAATCCTGAGATGCAGGTGAAATTACGCGCATGA
- a CDS encoding SDR family oxidoreductase, whose amino-acid sequence MKHQRFTEKVALITGSSMGIGKATAILLATQGARLVLNGRNLERLEQTANELKSSGFEVLAVQADVSQVEDCKCLINETIEHYGRLDILINNAGMSSRGYFEELDPKVFEDMMNINFLGCVYPSRFALPYIKESKGSIVFISSVAGIRGLPETIMYCASKMALTSIAESLKVELAEYDIHVGIIYVGITRNDEGKQVIGKDGEYIPLKSRENRNAQLPEEVAKSIVKNIKKRRFKSILTPLGKINYFANILFPRIVDRLLIKAKDRIRKMNK is encoded by the coding sequence ATGAAACATCAAAGATTTACCGAAAAAGTAGCCTTGATTACGGGCTCCAGTATGGGCATTGGTAAGGCTACAGCAATTTTGCTGGCCACCCAGGGAGCCAGATTGGTACTCAATGGAAGAAACCTTGAGCGCCTTGAGCAGACTGCCAATGAATTGAAAAGTAGTGGTTTTGAAGTACTTGCCGTACAAGCGGATGTGAGCCAGGTAGAGGATTGTAAGTGCCTGATTAACGAAACCATTGAACATTATGGTAGACTTGATATTCTCATCAATAACGCAGGGATGTCATCCAGAGGTTATTTTGAGGAACTTGATCCTAAAGTATTTGAAGATATGATGAATATTAATTTTTTAGGCTGTGTCTACCCTTCCCGTTTTGCCCTTCCTTACATTAAAGAGAGCAAAGGGAGCATTGTTTTTATATCCAGTGTGGCGGGTATCCGTGGATTGCCTGAAACAATTATGTACTGTGCTTCAAAAATGGCGCTGACTTCTATCGCAGAGTCTTTGAAAGTAGAATTAGCGGAATATGATATTCATGTTGGAATTATCTACGTTGGCATCACTCGCAACGATGAAGGCAAGCAGGTGATAGGAAAAGATGGTGAATATATACCTTTGAAATCACGGGAAAACAGAAATGCACAATTGCCCGAAGAGGTAGCAAAATCTATCGTGAAAAACATCAAAAAGCGGAGATTTAAATCAATACTAACTCCCTTGGGAAAGATAAATTATTTTGCTAATATTCTTTTCCCCCGGATTGTTGACAGGCTACTCATCAAAGCAAAAGACAGAATAAGGAAAATGAATAAATAA
- a CDS encoding outer membrane beta-barrel family protein — translation MISSLQAQHQLSGKVKDEKNEAVPFANVLLLNVQDSSLVKGTITDTTGHFALENVAQGNYLVSSQMVGYDSYYSEAMKINKNLVFNDIRMIESTTELSEVVVSAAKPMLEVTPNALVVNVEFSPILQNGTALEVLEKSPGVTVDQDGNISVKGKANVLVYLDGKPTYLSDSDLSQLLESTSAENISKIEIMDNPPAKYDAAGNAGIINIVRKKSADLGFNGNVSLGAGYGEYPKLNPSLNLNFRSEKINLFGNYSHYYAKRFSNTDIFRNIPFENENGEPAITTFDQSSRMINWVHSNNFRTGADWYVAPKSTIGVLVSGNFGNWNGDAKNTTLLGGEYNNPFDGLNASNRSGNAWNNITYNLNFKQELSNGSQLSFDADYAIWDRENYQKNDNFYFSNEGTTSEPPLLVRTNMNTNIDILAIKTDYTATIFGRWGLETGLKTSNVATDNNLDFNTLEGEVLQKDTLRSNRFQYDETINAGYVNVSKKFNDAWNIQAGLRGEYTSSKGYSVTLDSAAERQYFNLFPSASVSYTMSEIHSFALSYSRRIDRPNYGNLNPFEFFLDAFTFERGNPFLNPQYTNAYGLNYGFKSTVFLTLNYNETTDAITQVLEQDEASQKTYQTTVNLDKQKNYSANIAAPLPITQWWMLNLNLTGFHNIVESPFSEGDQINKSQWSYTARAQNTFTLPGDVKLEIMGMYQSPQLWGIFEIQEQYQVDAGVSKSLGKLKIQASLDDVFNIRNNRVNVLQGDIDTVVKNKWESRVFMLNLSYRFGNDKVKQARSRGTASDDLRQRAN, via the coding sequence ATGATCTCGTCCCTGCAAGCGCAGCATCAGCTCAGTGGCAAAGTAAAAGATGAAAAAAACGAAGCCGTACCTTTTGCGAATGTTTTATTACTCAATGTCCAGGACTCTTCTCTTGTTAAAGGAACCATTACGGATACCACAGGACATTTTGCATTAGAAAATGTAGCGCAGGGTAATTACCTGGTCTCTTCACAGATGGTAGGTTATGATAGTTATTATTCTGAGGCAATGAAAATCAATAAGAATCTGGTATTCAATGATATCCGGATGATTGAGTCTACCACCGAACTTAGTGAAGTGGTAGTATCTGCCGCCAAACCTATGCTGGAAGTAACGCCTAATGCCCTGGTGGTCAATGTAGAGTTCAGTCCTATCCTTCAGAATGGTACTGCACTTGAAGTACTGGAAAAATCTCCGGGTGTGACGGTAGACCAAGATGGCAATATTAGTGTAAAAGGAAAGGCCAATGTGCTGGTCTATCTGGATGGTAAACCCACTTATCTTTCTGACAGTGACCTATCCCAGCTTTTGGAAAGTACTTCTGCTGAAAATATTTCAAAGATTGAGATCATGGATAACCCTCCTGCCAAATATGATGCTGCCGGCAATGCGGGAATTATCAATATTGTGAGGAAAAAATCTGCTGATCTGGGTTTTAATGGCAATGTCAGCTTGGGAGCAGGCTATGGCGAATACCCAAAACTTAACCCTAGCCTTAACCTGAACTTCCGTTCTGAAAAGATCAATCTCTTTGGTAACTACAGCCACTATTACGCCAAACGTTTTAGCAATACGGATATCTTCCGCAATATTCCTTTTGAAAATGAAAATGGAGAACCTGCCATTACTACTTTTGATCAGTCTTCCAGAATGATCAACTGGGTGCATAGCAATAACTTCAGGACAGGCGCTGATTGGTATGTTGCCCCTAAAAGCACGATTGGAGTATTAGTCAGTGGAAATTTTGGTAACTGGAATGGTGATGCCAAAAATACAACATTACTGGGTGGAGAATATAATAACCCTTTTGATGGGCTAAATGCTTCAAACCGTTCAGGTAATGCGTGGAACAATATCACGTACAATCTGAACTTTAAACAGGAACTCAGCAATGGCAGCCAGCTTAGTTTTGATGCAGACTATGCGATTTGGGATAGAGAAAATTATCAAAAGAACGATAATTTCTACTTCAGCAACGAAGGCACTACTTCTGAGCCTCCTTTATTGGTACGTACCAATATGAACACTAACATTGATATCCTTGCTATCAAAACTGATTATACAGCTACCATTTTCGGAAGATGGGGCCTGGAAACCGGATTGAAAACCAGCAATGTGGCTACAGACAATAATCTGGATTTCAATACACTGGAAGGAGAGGTTTTGCAAAAGGATACCCTTAGAAGTAACCGTTTTCAGTATGATGAAACCATCAATGCAGGTTATGTAAATGTCAGCAAAAAATTCAATGACGCCTGGAATATTCAGGCAGGACTTAGAGGAGAATATACTTCATCCAAAGGCTATTCTGTGACCCTGGACAGTGCTGCTGAACGTCAGTATTTCAATCTTTTCCCCAGTGCGAGTGTATCCTATACCATGTCTGAAATACACAGCTTTGCACTTTCTTACAGCCGAAGAATTGACCGTCCTAACTATGGCAATCTGAATCCTTTTGAATTTTTCCTGGATGCTTTCACATTTGAAAGAGGGAATCCTTTCCTCAATCCTCAGTATACCAATGCCTACGGACTTAACTATGGTTTCAAAAGTACTGTATTCCTAACTCTGAATTATAACGAAACCACTGATGCCATCACGCAGGTGCTGGAGCAGGACGAAGCCAGCCAAAAGACATACCAGACTACGGTGAACCTGGATAAGCAAAAAAACTATAGTGCCAATATTGCTGCCCCCCTGCCTATTACTCAATGGTGGATGTTGAACCTGAACCTGACCGGCTTTCATAACATTGTAGAGTCTCCTTTTTCTGAAGGCGATCAGATCAATAAAAGTCAGTGGAGCTATACGGCACGTGCCCAGAATACATTTACCCTTCCCGGCGATGTAAAACTGGAAATTATGGGGATGTATCAGTCTCCTCAGCTTTGGGGTATTTTTGAAATTCAGGAACAGTATCAGGTAGACGCCGGCGTTTCCAAATCTCTGGGTAAGCTAAAAATACAAGCCAGTCTGGATGACGTTTTCAATATCCGAAATAACAGGGTCAATGTGCTGCAAGGTGATATTGATACTGTAGTGAAAAATAAATGGGAATCCAGGGTTTTTATGCTCAACCTCTCCTATCGTTTTGGGAATGATAAGGTCAAACAGGCACGCAGCCGGGGTACTGCTTCTGATGATCTGAGACAAAGAGCCAACTAA
- a CDS encoding FtsX-like permease family protein: MKEKQHPPRWAEKLLHWYCPVMVLEEIEGDLLENFYRTAETAGFAQARRDYVYEVLRFCNPVTFRKARTYSFSTYPPLNHSAMLRNFFLTAFRNLSKNKTYAAINVLGLALGIACCVAIFVLVRFETSFDDYHSKAEQVYRVNLNQQNADGMQLNGYNFYPLGEAMRAEVSGLEAVTSMHHNWSFQFKVGEQLYEGEHAFFVDSAYFDVFDGQWLAGNPDNAFDQPNTVVVTDQFAEKYLGGVDKAMDTTFLFDNKLTLKVNGILEAPPYNTDMPYSMLISYPSLPAYVPESVDNWEWVGWGATFFVLDQGLNTEQIDQQLDKMIHKYLPEETAKNTSFHLMHLGNNHDKNGNYNSFTYDFPLPLMIILSVMAGMIAFIACINFINLATAQSLTRAREVGIRKTMGSSRFQLILQYMSEAFVITCIAVIAGLALAKIPMRIMNADARRDYLNFDFFQQPSILLFLIGIVLLITLLAGFYPAFVLSGFVPVKALKGKISTGKPKGLNLRRGLVITQFFGAQILILITVIVIQQLNDLKERPLGFDAEAIIFSYIPDTTTNIKAFKQQLAQNSNIQNVTLGWGGASLNAQGITFYGDAGEDFKTQGVVHYGDEQYVQFFERELLAGSNFSEDQNNPLDEVIVNQSLIKALGIEKPEEAIGNVFTMDGKEVLVRGVIQDFYTQALSSKIDPLVVQYDPSKFKAVAVQVAPQHFAETIQLMEGMWERYFPEYLYNYQFLDEALDRQYSFLNNMIGLLEPFAFLAIFIGCMGLYGLISFMAVQRTKEVGIRKVLGASISQIIVMFTKESLLLIVIAFVIAAPAGYYMGQIFLMELPERIDPTVSIFILTLMASLTIALLTIYYRSFRAAIANPADALRYE, encoded by the coding sequence ATGAAGGAGAAGCAGCACCCACCCCGCTGGGCAGAGAAGTTACTACACTGGTACTGTCCGGTGATGGTACTGGAAGAGATTGAAGGCGATTTACTGGAGAATTTTTACAGAACAGCAGAGACAGCAGGCTTTGCCCAGGCCCGAAGGGACTATGTGTATGAAGTGCTTCGCTTCTGCAATCCGGTGACTTTCAGAAAAGCCAGAACATATTCCTTTTCCACTTATCCACCGCTAAATCACAGCGCCATGCTCCGCAACTTCTTCCTCACCGCTTTCAGAAATCTGAGCAAAAACAAAACCTATGCAGCCATCAATGTACTGGGCCTGGCCTTGGGGATAGCCTGCTGTGTGGCCATTTTTGTGCTGGTACGTTTTGAAACTTCTTTTGATGATTACCATAGCAAAGCAGAACAGGTTTACCGAGTAAATCTCAACCAGCAAAATGCAGATGGAATGCAATTGAATGGTTATAATTTTTATCCTTTGGGTGAAGCCATGCGGGCTGAAGTGAGTGGACTGGAAGCCGTGACCAGTATGCATCATAACTGGAGTTTTCAATTTAAAGTAGGTGAGCAACTGTATGAAGGAGAGCATGCCTTCTTTGTGGATAGTGCTTACTTTGATGTCTTTGATGGCCAATGGCTAGCTGGCAATCCGGATAATGCTTTTGATCAACCTAATACCGTGGTGGTCACTGATCAGTTTGCTGAGAAGTATCTTGGAGGCGTAGATAAGGCGATGGATACTACTTTTTTATTTGACAACAAACTCACCCTCAAAGTCAATGGCATATTGGAAGCTCCACCCTACAACACCGATATGCCCTACTCCATGCTGATTTCTTATCCATCTCTTCCAGCCTATGTCCCAGAAAGTGTGGATAATTGGGAGTGGGTAGGCTGGGGCGCCACTTTTTTTGTTTTGGATCAAGGGTTAAATACTGAGCAGATTGACCAACAATTGGATAAGATGATTCATAAATATCTTCCTGAAGAAACTGCTAAGAATACTTCCTTTCATTTAATGCATTTGGGCAACAATCATGACAAAAATGGCAACTATAACAGTTTCACTTATGATTTTCCTCTTCCTCTCATGATCATTCTTTCCGTTATGGCGGGTATGATTGCCTTCATCGCCTGCATCAATTTTATTAACCTGGCGACTGCTCAATCATTGACCCGGGCCAGGGAAGTGGGCATTCGGAAAACCATGGGCAGCAGCCGTTTTCAGTTGATACTGCAATACATGAGCGAAGCTTTTGTCATTACCTGTATTGCCGTCATCGCAGGTTTGGCACTGGCCAAAATTCCTATGCGTATAATGAATGCTGATGCCCGTCGTGACTATCTCAACTTTGATTTTTTTCAGCAACCTTCCATACTGCTGTTTCTTATAGGCATTGTTCTTCTGATCACTTTGCTCGCTGGTTTTTATCCCGCTTTTGTATTATCGGGTTTCGTACCGGTCAAGGCGCTAAAAGGTAAAATCAGCACAGGCAAACCTAAAGGGTTGAACTTACGCCGCGGATTGGTCATCACTCAGTTTTTTGGCGCACAAATCCTTATTCTGATAACCGTCATTGTGATCCAGCAACTCAATGATTTGAAAGAAAGACCTTTAGGTTTTGATGCGGAAGCTATTATTTTCAGTTACATTCCGGATACCACTACAAACATTAAGGCTTTCAAACAGCAACTGGCACAAAACTCCAATATTCAGAATGTGACTTTAGGTTGGGGTGGAGCCAGTCTCAATGCCCAAGGAATAACATTTTACGGGGATGCGGGAGAAGATTTTAAAACTCAGGGAGTGGTCCACTACGGGGATGAACAGTATGTTCAATTTTTTGAACGGGAGCTGCTGGCGGGTAGTAATTTTTCTGAAGATCAGAACAACCCATTGGATGAAGTCATTGTCAACCAGAGTTTGATCAAAGCATTGGGAATAGAAAAGCCTGAAGAAGCTATAGGCAACGTTTTTACGATGGATGGAAAAGAAGTGCTGGTCAGAGGAGTTATCCAAGATTTTTATACCCAGGCGCTCAGCAGCAAAATTGACCCACTGGTAGTACAATACGATCCTTCAAAGTTTAAGGCAGTGGCCGTCCAGGTAGCTCCTCAACACTTTGCAGAGACGATTCAGCTTATGGAAGGCATGTGGGAAAGGTACTTTCCGGAATATCTGTACAATTATCAGTTTTTAGATGAAGCCCTGGATCGTCAGTACAGCTTCCTTAACAATATGATTGGTCTTCTGGAGCCTTTCGCCTTTCTGGCGATCTTTATCGGATGCATGGGGCTGTATGGATTGATTTCTTTTATGGCTGTGCAACGCACCAAAGAAGTGGGCATCCGAAAAGTATTGGGGGCCAGCATCTCTCAGATTATTGTAATGTTTACCAAAGAATCCCTGCTGCTCATTGTAATTGCCTTTGTCATTGCCGCTCCGGCAGGATACTATATGGGACAGATCTTTCTGATGGAACTTCCCGAAAGAATAGATCCAACTGTCAGTATATTTATTTTGACTTTGATGGCTTCCTTAACCATTGCCTTGCTCACGATCTATTACCGTTCCTTCAGAGCAGCCATAGCCAATCCGGCAGATGCACTGCGATATGAATGA
- a CDS encoding PadR family transcriptional regulator, with product MKGNHLGEFEELVLLMVGVLFDNAYGVTVTEEIEKQTERAVSLSAVHTALYRLEEKGFIKSALGGATQERGGRRKRMYTITAAGKATLNEVRLMRNRLWDLIPHTSFNFGQS from the coding sequence ATGAAAGGCAATCATTTAGGTGAATTTGAAGAACTGGTCTTACTGATGGTAGGCGTCCTTTTTGATAATGCCTATGGCGTAACAGTCACCGAAGAGATAGAAAAACAGACGGAGCGTGCCGTATCGCTCAGCGCGGTGCATACCGCACTTTACCGGCTGGAAGAGAAAGGCTTTATCAAATCTGCTTTGGGAGGCGCTACGCAGGAAAGGGGCGGAAGGCGGAAGCGAATGTACACCATCACGGCAGCGGGCAAAGCTACGCTCAATGAAGTGAGACTGATGCGTAATCGCCTCTGGGATTTAATTCCCCATACTTCATTCAACTTCGGTCAGTCATGA
- a CDS encoding ABC transporter permease, with product MIKNYFTIALRNLLKNKVFSFINILGLAIGIAACLLILQYVQWELSYDDFHANKENLYRVKQNRYNKGVLTTEWAAGCGAAGYELKEGFEEVEEYATLRPTGGVVIYKEATGGPVRHKEEKMYFATASFLPMFSFDLLQGDEATALEKPYTAVISQAAAQRYFGEEDPIGKRISVNDQNEYEITGVFQDIPENSHLKFDFLFSYSTFVGWAGEEVITAWQWDGFYTYLKLKDGTDPKALEAKIPALIEAKAGEELAAYDSDMDFYLQPLTDIHLTSNYMMEAEVNGDQEAVYALLIIAIFIILIAWVNYINLSTAKSVDRAKEVGIRKVMGSQRTQLIRQFMAESVLLNVLAVIIAIVLVLVSYRYFSSLIGQELTLSLFLTASFWWFLLGIFVIGAFFSGIYPAFVLSAFRPVQVLKGKMSTSKNGVMLRKTLVVLQFAASVFLIAGTLIVYQQIMYMQDQELGVAIDQTLVIEAPSVVDDSVYADRVESFKAALTRNSSIKAATASTAVPGNKPGWNAGGIKLIAQDDSESNQYRVIGIDYDFLDAFQLEIVEGRNFSRDFGTDESAVLFNESAVKLLGFDEAEAALNEEIFFWGDTFKIVGVVKDYHQESLKANFDPLIFRLIPASRSFFSLKVETAHLPETIATANQVWDNFFPGNPFSYFFLDDHFNKQYQSDLRFGQTFGFFALLAIFVACLGLFGLSSFMAVQKTKEIGIRKVLGSSVSGIVALLSKDFVLLVIIASLVTLPLVYFVMDSWLSDYAFRIEIAWWLLLVPVILVLLIALFTISFQTVRAALADPAKSLRYE from the coding sequence ATGATCAAAAACTATTTCACCATCGCGCTGAGAAACCTGCTCAAAAACAAGGTTTTTTCATTCATCAACATCCTCGGACTTGCCATCGGCATCGCTGCATGCCTGCTCATCCTGCAATATGTGCAGTGGGAACTAAGCTACGACGACTTTCACGCCAACAAAGAAAATCTTTACCGTGTCAAGCAGAACCGCTACAACAAAGGGGTACTAACAACCGAATGGGCCGCGGGTTGTGGTGCAGCCGGTTACGAACTCAAGGAGGGTTTTGAAGAAGTAGAAGAGTATGCTACGCTTCGTCCTACTGGAGGTGTGGTGATTTACAAAGAAGCCACCGGCGGACCTGTCCGTCACAAAGAGGAGAAAATGTATTTTGCCACCGCTTCCTTCCTGCCCATGTTTTCTTTTGATCTGCTGCAGGGAGATGAAGCCACTGCACTGGAAAAACCTTATACCGCAGTTATTTCTCAGGCTGCTGCCCAGCGTTATTTTGGTGAAGAAGATCCTATAGGCAAAAGAATCAGTGTCAATGATCAGAATGAATACGAAATCACCGGCGTCTTCCAAGACATTCCTGAAAACTCTCACCTGAAATTTGACTTTCTCTTCTCCTACTCCACTTTTGTAGGCTGGGCGGGCGAAGAAGTCATTACTGCCTGGCAGTGGGATGGTTTTTATACCTACCTCAAGCTGAAGGATGGCACCGATCCCAAAGCATTGGAAGCAAAGATACCAGCCTTGATAGAAGCCAAAGCTGGTGAAGAATTGGCTGCATATGATTCTGACATGGATTTCTATTTACAACCCCTCACCGACATTCACCTTACATCCAATTACATGATGGAAGCCGAAGTGAATGGAGATCAAGAGGCTGTATATGCCCTGCTGATCATTGCAATTTTTATCATCCTGATTGCCTGGGTCAATTACATCAATTTATCTACCGCCAAGTCTGTGGATCGGGCCAAAGAGGTGGGCATCCGCAAGGTGATGGGCTCACAACGCACCCAACTGATTCGGCAGTTTATGGCTGAGTCTGTCTTGCTCAATGTGCTGGCCGTCATCATCGCCATTGTGCTGGTGCTGGTGTCTTACCGTTACTTCAGCAGCCTTATCGGTCAGGAACTGACACTTTCCCTCTTTCTTACGGCCTCCTTCTGGTGGTTCTTGCTGGGTATTTTTGTCATTGGCGCTTTCTTTTCAGGCATTTACCCGGCTTTTGTGCTTTCTGCTTTCAGACCGGTACAGGTATTGAAAGGTAAAATGAGTACTTCCAAAAATGGAGTAATGCTCAGAAAAACACTGGTGGTATTGCAGTTTGCCGCATCGGTATTTCTGATTGCCGGCACGCTCATCGTTTACCAACAGATCATGTACATGCAGGATCAGGAACTGGGCGTAGCCATTGACCAGACTTTAGTCATTGAAGCCCCTAGCGTAGTGGATGATTCGGTCTATGCCGACCGGGTAGAGTCTTTCAAAGCAGCACTGACCCGCAATTCTTCCATCAAAGCAGCCACAGCTTCTACCGCTGTGCCAGGCAACAAGCCGGGATGGAACGCCGGAGGTATCAAACTCATTGCGCAGGATGATAGTGAAAGTAATCAATACAGAGTCATCGGTATTGATTATGATTTTCTGGACGCTTTTCAACTGGAAATAGTGGAAGGCAGAAACTTCTCCCGTGATTTTGGAACCGATGAATCCGCCGTACTTTTCAACGAATCTGCGGTGAAACTATTAGGTTTTGATGAAGCCGAAGCTGCCCTGAATGAGGAAATCTTTTTCTGGGGCGACACCTTCAAAATTGTGGGAGTAGTCAAAGATTACCATCAGGAATCGCTCAAAGCCAACTTTGATCCGCTCATCTTCCGGCTTATCCCTGCCAGCAGAAGCTTTTTTTCGCTCAAAGTAGAAACAGCCCATCTGCCCGAAACCATTGCGACTGCCAACCAGGTATGGGATAATTTCTTTCCGGGAAATCCTTTCAGTTATTTCTTTCTGGATGATCATTTCAACAAACAATATCAGTCAGATCTCCGCTTCGGACAGACCTTTGGCTTTTTTGCCCTGCTGGCCATCTTTGTAGCCTGTCTGGGTCTGTTTGGTTTATCTTCCTTTATGGCGGTGCAAAAAACCAAAGAGATTGGCATCCGCAAAGTGCTGGGTTCTTCCGTATCAGGCATTGTCGCTTTGCTTTCCAAAGACTTTGTGCTGCTGGTCATCATCGCCAGCTTAGTGACATTGCCGCTGGTTTACTTTGTGATGGATTCCTGGCTCTCCGATTATGCTTTCCGCATAGAGATTGCCTGGTGGTTGCTATTGGTGCCGGTGATACTGGTATTGCTGATCGCTCTGTTTACCATCAGCTTCCAAACGGTAAGGGCTGCCCTGGCTGATCCCGCCAAATCCCTCCGATATGAATAA